Proteins encoded together in one Bacteroides ovatus window:
- a CDS encoding thioredoxin family protein: MNIEKQLETAVKTNHLVLVVFYADWSPHYEWIGPVLRTYEKRTVELIRVNAEENRTIADAHNVETVPAFLLLHKGHELWRQVGELTVGELKEVLDDFQ, translated from the coding sequence ATGAATATAGAGAAACAATTAGAAACAGCAGTTAAAACCAACCATTTGGTGTTGGTAGTATTTTATGCCGACTGGTCACCTCATTATGAGTGGATAGGTCCTGTGCTTCGGACTTACGAAAAGAGAACTGTAGAATTGATAAGAGTGAATGCTGAAGAAAATAGAACAATAGCCGATGCGCATAATGTAGAAACAGTGCCCGCCTTTCTTTTATTGCATAAGGGACATGAATTATGGAGACAGGTAGGAGAGCTTACGGTAGGAGAGTTGAAAGAGGTATTAGATGATTTCCAGTAA
- the glmS gene encoding glutamine--fructose-6-phosphate transaminase (isomerizing) translates to MCGIVGYIGKRKAYPILIKGLKRLEYRGYDSAGVAIISDDQQLNVYKTKGKVSDLENFVTQKDISGTIGIAHTRWATHGEPCSANAHPHYSSSEKLALIHNGIIENYAVLKEKLQDKGYIFKSSTDTEVLVQLIEYMKVTNQVSLLTAVQLALGEVIGAYAIAILDKEHPDEIIAARKSSPLVVGIGENEFFLASDATPIVEYTDKVVYLEDGEIAVLNLGKELKVVNLSNVEMIPEIKKVELNLGQLEKGGYPHFMLKEIFEQPDCIHDCMRGRINVEADNVVLSAVIDHREKLLNAKRFIIVACGTSWHAGLIGKHLIESFCRIPVEVEYASEFRYRDPVIDGQDVVIAISQSGETADTLAAVELAKSRGAFIYGICNAIGSSIPRATHTGSYIHVGPEIGVASTKAFTGQVTVLAMLALTLAKAKGTIDEQHYLSIVQELNHIPEKMKEVLDLNDTLAELSKTFTYAHNFIYLGRGYSYPVALEGALKLKEISYIHAEGYPAAEMKHGPIALIDAEMPVVVIATQNGLYEKVLSNIQEIKARKGKVIAFVTKGDTVISKIADCSIELPETIECLDPLITTVPLQLLAYHIAVCKGMDVDQPRNLAKSVTVE, encoded by the coding sequence ATGTGTGGAATAGTAGGCTATATTGGTAAACGAAAAGCCTACCCTATCCTTATCAAAGGGCTGAAGCGACTGGAGTATCGTGGATATGACAGCGCGGGGGTAGCAATCATTAGTGATGACCAACAGTTAAATGTGTATAAGACGAAAGGAAAAGTCTCTGATCTTGAAAATTTCGTCACACAGAAAGATATTTCCGGTACAATCGGAATTGCCCATACCCGTTGGGCTACTCACGGGGAACCTTGTTCCGCTAACGCCCACCCTCATTACTCTTCTTCCGAAAAGCTCGCTCTCATTCATAACGGTATTATTGAAAACTATGCCGTTCTCAAAGAAAAACTTCAAGACAAAGGCTATATTTTTAAAAGTAGTACAGATACCGAAGTCCTCGTTCAATTAATAGAATACATGAAAGTCACTAATCAGGTCAGTCTGTTGACGGCTGTTCAGTTGGCATTAGGAGAGGTGATTGGTGCTTATGCGATTGCGATTCTTGATAAGGAGCATCCTGATGAAATTATTGCTGCCCGTAAGAGCAGTCCGTTGGTAGTGGGGATTGGAGAGAATGAGTTCTTTCTTGCTTCGGATGCTACTCCGATTGTAGAATATACCGACAAGGTGGTCTATCTGGAAGACGGGGAAATTGCTGTCTTGAATCTGGGGAAGGAGTTGAAGGTGGTCAACTTGAGCAATGTCGAAATGATACCTGAAATAAAGAAGGTGGAACTCAACCTCGGTCAGTTGGAAAAAGGGGGATATCCGCACTTTATGTTGAAAGAGATTTTCGAACAGCCCGATTGTATTCATGATTGTATGCGCGGACGTATTAATGTGGAAGCTGATAATGTGGTACTTTCTGCTGTGATAGATCATCGGGAAAAGCTGCTGAATGCCAAACGGTTTATTATTGTTGCTTGCGGAACTTCCTGGCATGCCGGACTGATCGGTAAGCATCTGATTGAGAGTTTCTGCCGCATACCGGTGGAAGTGGAGTATGCTTCCGAATTCCGCTACCGTGATCCGGTGATTGACGGGCAGGATGTGGTGATAGCAATTTCCCAGAGTGGTGAGACGGCAGATACATTGGCTGCTGTGGAATTGGCGAAAAGCCGCGGAGCATTTATATATGGTATTTGCAATGCGATTGGCTCTTCTATTCCCCGTGCCACTCATACCGGTTCATATATTCATGTGGGTCCGGAGATCGGAGTGGCTTCTACCAAAGCATTTACCGGACAGGTCACTGTATTGGCGATGTTGGCATTGACACTTGCCAAAGCGAAAGGAACCATTGACGAACAGCATTATCTTTCAATCGTACAGGAGTTAAATCATATTCCGGAAAAAATGAAAGAGGTGTTGGATTTGAATGATACTTTGGCGGAGTTATCGAAAACTTTCACTTATGCGCATAATTTTATTTACCTGGGACGCGGATATAGTTATCCCGTTGCTCTGGAAGGTGCATTGAAATTGAAAGAAATATCGTATATTCACGCCGAAGGTTATCCGGCTGCGGAGATGAAACACGGACCGATTGCTCTGATTGATGCGGAAATGCCGGTAGTGGTGATTGCTACGCAGAATGGATTGTATGAGAAAGTATTAAGTAATATTCAGGAGATCAAGGCACGGAAAGGAAAAGTGATTGCGTTTGTGACGAAAGGAGATACCGTTATCAGCAAGATTGCTGACTGTAGTATCGAACTTCCTGAAACAATCGAATGTCTCGATCCGTTAATAACTACGGTACCTCTCCAACTTCTTGCTTACCACATTGCGGTATGCAAAGGGATGGATGTGGATCAGCCGAGAAATCTGGCGAAGTCGGTAACAGTAGAGTAA
- a CDS encoding glycerophosphodiester phosphodiesterase family protein, producing the protein MNLKKMMMASALLMVACCMQAQTKVIAHRGFWKTPGSSQNSISSLLKADSIGCYGSEFDVWIAKDNKLVVNHDPVYKMRPMEYSKGDALTGLKLSNGENLPSLEQYLEAGKNCNTRLILELKAHSNKKRETKAVQGILAMVKKMGLENRMEYITFSLHAMKEFIRLAPAGTPVFYLNGELSPKELKELGAAGLDYHMGVIKKHPEWIKEAHELGLKVNVWTVDEVEDMKSLIEQKVDFITTNEPVILQEELKKHQ; encoded by the coding sequence ATGAATTTAAAAAAAATGATGATGGCTTCTGCCCTTCTAATGGTTGCTTGCTGTATGCAGGCACAGACAAAAGTGATAGCCCACCGTGGATTCTGGAAAACTCCGGGATCATCACAAAACAGTATTTCATCACTTCTAAAAGCAGATTCCATCGGTTGTTACGGTTCAGAATTTGACGTATGGATCGCTAAGGATAACAAGTTGGTGGTCAACCATGATCCTGTATACAAGATGAGACCGATGGAGTATTCCAAAGGTGACGCACTGACCGGACTTAAATTATCCAACGGAGAAAACTTACCCAGCCTGGAACAATATCTGGAAGCCGGGAAGAACTGTAATACCCGACTGATTCTCGAACTGAAAGCACATAGCAATAAGAAACGTGAAACCAAAGCCGTACAGGGAATCCTTGCCATGGTGAAGAAAATGGGACTGGAAAACCGCATGGAATATATCACATTCTCCCTGCATGCCATGAAAGAGTTTATCCGCCTGGCTCCTGCCGGTACTCCGGTATTTTACCTTAACGGAGAACTGTCTCCCAAAGAATTAAAGGAACTCGGTGCTGCCGGTCTTGATTATCACATGGGAGTGATTAAGAAACACCCCGAATGGATCAAAGAAGCTCATGAACTCGGCTTGAAAGTAAATGTGTGGACTGTGGACGAAGTGGAAGATATGAAATCGCTGATCGAACAGAAAGTAGATTTCATTACCACCAACGAACCAGTCATCTTACAAGAAGAACTGAAAAAACATCAATAA
- the gltB gene encoding glutamate synthase large subunit translates to MKKQELFNNVTEGFLYQRQPQQMGLYDAAYEHDACGVGMLVNIHGEKSHDIVESALKVLENMRHRGAEGADNKTGDGAGIMLQIPHEFILLQGIPVPEKGRYGTGLLFLPKNEKDQAAILSIIIEEIEKEGLTLMHLRNVPTCPEILGESALANEPDIKQVFITGFTETETADRKLYLIRKRIENKVRLSSIPAKDDFYVVSLSTKSIIYKGMLSSLQLRNYYPDLTNSYFTSGLALVHSRFSTNTFPTWGLAQPFRLLAHNGEINTIRGNRGWMEARESVLSTPTLGDIKEIRPIIQPGMSDSASLDNVLEFLVMSGLSLPHAMAMLVPESFNEKNPISEDLKSFYEYHSILMEPWDGPAALLFSDGRFAGGMLDRNGLRPARYLITKNDMMVVASEVGVMDFEPGDIKEKGRLQPGKILLVDTEKGEIYYDDELKKQLAEAKPYRTWLSTNRIELDELKSGRKVPHHVENYDRMLRTFGYSKEDIERLIMPMASTGAEPINSMGNDTPLAVLSDKPQLLYNYFRQQFAQVTNPPIDPLREELVMSLTEYIGAVGMNILTPSESHCKMVRLNHPILSNTQLDILCNIRYKGFKTVKLPMLFEVAKGKAGLQEALTHLCKMAEESVTEGVNYIVLTDREVDITHAAIPSLLAVSAVHHHLISVGKRVQTALIVESGEIREVMHAALLLGFGASALNPYMAFAVLDRLVKDKDIQLDYTTAEKNYIKSICKGLFKIMSKMGISTIRSYRGAKIFEAVGLSEELSKAYFGGLGSPIGGIRLEEIARDAIAFHKEGFESIKNEELLKNNGLYAFRKDGEKHAWNPETISTLQLATRLGSYKKFKEYTHLVDEKEKPIFLRDFLGFRRNPISIDQVEPVENILHRFVTGAMSFGSISKEAHEAMAIAMNKIHGRSNTGEGGEDAARFQPLPDGSSLRSAIKQVASGRFGVTAEYLVNADEIQIKIAQGAKPGEGGQLPGFKVNDVIAKTRHSIPGISLISPPPHHDIYSIEDLAQLIFDLKNVNPQAKISVKLVAESGVGTIAAGVAKAKADLIVISGAEGGTGASPASSIRYAGISPELGLSETQQTLVLNGLRGQVVLQADGQLKTGRDIILMALMGAEEYGFATSALIVLGCVMMRKCHQNTCPVGVATQNEELRKRFHGRSEYLVNFFTFLAQEVREHLAEMGFTRMDDIIGRTDLIERKSDVNDPNPKHALIDFTKLLARVDNSAAIRHVIDQDHGISAVKDVTIIDAAQEAIEHEKEISLEYTIANTDRAIGAMLSGVIAKKYGAKGLPEHTLNVKFKGSAGQSFGAFLVPGVNFKLEGEANDYLGKGLSGGRISVLPPIRSNFEAEKNTIAGNTLLYGATSGEVYINGRVGERFAVRNSGAVAVVEGVGDHCCEYMTGGRVVVLGQTGRNFAAGMSGGVAYVWNKDGNFDYFCNMEMVELSLIEEASYRKELHELIRQHYLYTGSKLARTMLDNWNHYVDQFIQVVPIEYKKVLQEEQMRKLQQKIADMQRDY, encoded by the coding sequence ATGAAGAAACAAGAACTTTTTAACAACGTAACAGAAGGATTCCTTTACCAACGACAGCCCCAGCAGATGGGCTTGTACGATGCGGCATACGAGCACGATGCCTGCGGTGTCGGTATGCTGGTTAACATTCATGGAGAAAAGTCACACGACATTGTTGAGTCGGCTTTAAAGGTATTAGAGAACATGCGCCATCGCGGTGCCGAGGGTGCGGATAACAAGACCGGTGACGGTGCAGGTATCATGCTTCAAATTCCGCATGAGTTTATTTTATTACAAGGTATTCCTGTCCCCGAAAAAGGACGGTACGGCACAGGATTATTGTTTTTACCGAAAAACGAAAAAGACCAGGCAGCTATTCTAAGTATTATTATTGAAGAAATTGAAAAAGAAGGACTCACATTGATGCATTTGCGCAATGTGCCCACCTGCCCCGAAATCCTGGGAGAATCGGCTCTGGCAAACGAACCGGACATCAAACAAGTATTCATTACCGGATTTACGGAAACGGAAACTGCCGACCGGAAGTTATACCTGATCCGGAAAAGAATCGAAAATAAAGTCAGATTGTCATCTATTCCGGCAAAAGACGATTTTTATGTCGTGTCACTCTCTACCAAAAGCATTATATATAAAGGTATGCTTTCATCATTACAGCTGCGCAACTACTATCCGGACCTGACAAATAGCTATTTTACCAGCGGACTGGCATTGGTGCACTCTCGTTTCAGTACCAATACATTCCCCACATGGGGATTGGCACAGCCATTCCGCCTGCTGGCACACAATGGTGAAATCAATACTATCCGTGGTAACCGAGGATGGATGGAAGCCCGTGAAAGTGTACTCTCCACTCCCACTTTAGGCGATATAAAAGAAATCCGCCCGATTATACAACCGGGCATGAGCGACAGTGCTTCTCTGGACAATGTACTAGAGTTCCTGGTGATGTCAGGATTGAGCCTGCCACATGCCATGGCTATGCTCGTGCCGGAATCTTTCAACGAGAAGAACCCGATCAGTGAGGATCTGAAATCATTCTACGAATACCACTCCATCCTGATGGAACCGTGGGACGGACCGGCCGCACTACTATTCAGCGACGGACGATTTGCCGGAGGTATGCTCGACCGCAATGGCCTGCGCCCTGCCCGTTATCTGATTACTAAAAACGATATGATGGTAGTGGCTTCGGAAGTCGGTGTTATGGATTTCGAACCGGGAGACATCAAAGAAAAAGGTCGCTTACAGCCCGGCAAAATCTTGCTGGTGGATACGGAAAAAGGCGAGATCTACTATGACGACGAACTAAAAAAACAGTTGGCTGAAGCCAAGCCTTACCGCACCTGGCTATCTACCAACCGAATCGAGCTGGATGAACTGAAAAGCGGGCGCAAAGTTCCTCATCACGTAGAAAACTACGACCGGATGCTTCGTACTTTCGGCTACTCCAAAGAGGACATCGAGAGGCTGATTATGCCAATGGCAAGCACCGGAGCAGAACCGATCAATTCAATGGGTAACGATACGCCACTCGCCGTACTTTCAGATAAGCCACAGTTGCTTTACAACTATTTCCGTCAGCAATTTGCACAGGTAACCAATCCGCCCATCGATCCACTTCGTGAAGAACTGGTGATGTCATTGACGGAATACATTGGAGCAGTCGGTATGAATATTCTGACGCCCAGTGAAAGTCATTGCAAAATGGTACGCCTGAATCATCCGATTTTAAGCAATACCCAACTGGATATTCTTTGTAATATCCGGTATAAAGGCTTCAAAACAGTCAAACTACCCATGTTGTTTGAGGTTGCAAAAGGGAAAGCCGGATTGCAGGAAGCACTGACCCATCTTTGTAAAATGGCGGAAGAATCCGTGACGGAAGGTGTAAACTACATTGTCCTGACGGACCGTGAGGTGGATATTACCCATGCTGCCATTCCATCATTGCTGGCAGTAAGCGCTGTTCATCATCACCTGATTTCAGTTGGTAAACGGGTGCAAACGGCATTGATCGTAGAAAGTGGTGAAATACGTGAAGTGATGCACGCCGCGTTATTATTGGGTTTCGGAGCAAGTGCCCTGAATCCTTACATGGCATTCGCTGTCCTCGACCGACTGGTAAAAGACAAGGATATTCAGTTAGATTATACCACTGCTGAAAAGAACTATATCAAATCCATCTGTAAAGGCTTGTTTAAAATCATGAGTAAGATGGGTATCTCTACGATCCGCTCCTATCGTGGTGCTAAGATTTTCGAAGCTGTCGGTTTGAGTGAAGAATTGAGCAAGGCTTATTTTGGAGGACTCGGTTCACCGATCGGAGGTATCCGTCTGGAAGAAATAGCCAGAGATGCCATTGCTTTCCATAAAGAAGGATTTGAAAGTATTAAAAATGAAGAGTTATTAAAAAATAACGGTTTGTATGCTTTCCGTAAAGATGGAGAAAAGCACGCATGGAATCCGGAAACAATCAGCACTCTGCAATTGGCTACACGACTGGGGAGTTATAAGAAATTTAAAGAGTACACCCATCTGGTAGACGAAAAAGAGAAGCCTATTTTCCTTCGTGACTTCCTGGGATTCCGTCGTAATCCTATTTCTATCGATCAGGTGGAACCGGTGGAAAATATTCTGCATCGTTTCGTCACAGGAGCTATGTCTTTTGGTTCCATCAGCAAAGAAGCCCATGAGGCAATGGCTATTGCCATGAATAAAATCCACGGACGCAGTAATACTGGTGAAGGTGGTGAAGATGCCGCGCGTTTCCAACCGTTGCCGGATGGCAGTTCTTTACGAAGTGCGATCAAGCAGGTAGCTTCTGGTCGTTTCGGTGTAACGGCAGAGTATCTGGTGAATGCGGACGAAATTCAAATTAAGATAGCACAGGGAGCCAAACCGGGTGAAGGGGGACAACTTCCGGGATTTAAGGTAAATGATGTGATTGCGAAAACACGTCATTCCATTCCGGGGATTTCGCTGATTTCTCCCCCGCCCCATCATGATATTTATTCGATTGAGGATTTGGCTCAACTGATCTTCGATTTGAAAAATGTAAATCCACAGGCCAAAATCAGTGTAAAACTGGTAGCAGAAAGTGGTGTCGGTACAATTGCCGCCGGTGTGGCAAAAGCAAAGGCGGATTTGATTGTCATCTCTGGCGCCGAAGGGGGGACGGGTGCTTCTCCTGCTTCTTCTATCCGCTATGCGGGTATCTCGCCGGAATTAGGATTGAGCGAAACACAGCAAACACTGGTTCTGAACGGACTTCGTGGCCAAGTAGTTCTGCAAGCCGACGGACAGCTGAAAACGGGACGGGATATCATCTTAATGGCATTGATGGGTGCCGAAGAATATGGTTTCGCCACCTCTGCATTAATCGTATTGGGTTGTGTAATGATGCGTAAATGTCATCAGAACACTTGTCCGGTAGGAGTTGCCACGCAGAATGAAGAGTTACGCAAACGCTTTCATGGACGCAGTGAATATTTAGTAAACTTTTTCACATTCCTGGCACAGGAAGTCCGTGAGCATTTGGCTGAAATGGGATTCACCCGGATGGATGACATCATCGGACGTACAGACTTAATCGAACGCAAGTCCGATGTCAATGACCCGAATCCGAAACATGCTTTAATCGACTTCACCAAATTGCTGGCACGTGTTGACAACAGTGCGGCTATCCGTCATGTCATCGATCAGGATCATGGAATTTCTGCTGTAAAGGATGTAACCATCATCGATGCCGCACAGGAAGCTATCGAACATGAGAAAGAGATTTCTTTAGAATATACGATTGCCAATACAGACCGTGCAATAGGTGCTATGCTTTCCGGAGTAATCGCCAAGAAATACGGTGCCAAAGGATTGCCGGAACATACGCTGAATGTAAAATTCAAAGGTTCGGCAGGTCAATCTTTCGGAGCTTTTCTCGTACCGGGAGTTAATTTTAAACTGGAAGGTGAAGCGAATGATTACTTGGGTAAAGGATTGAGTGGTGGACGTATCTCCGTATTGCCTCCTATCCGCAGCAACTTCGAAGCCGAAAAAAATACAATCGCCGGTAATACCTTGCTTTATGGCGCAACAAGCGGTGAAGTATATATCAACGGCCGTGTAGGAGAACGTTTCGCTGTTCGTAACTCCGGCGCAGTTGCCGTCGTAGAAGGCGTGGGTGACCATTGTTGCGAATACATGACCGGAGGTCGTGTGGTAGTCCTCGGACAAACCGGACGTAACTTTGCAGCCGGTATGAGTGGCGGTGTGGCTTATGTATGGAACAAGGACGGCAACTTCGATTATTTCTGCAACATGGAAATGGTAGAACTATCACTCATCGAAGAAGCCAGCTACCGGAAAGAGTTGCACGAACTAATCCGCCAGCATTACCTCTACACAGGCTCGAAACTGGCACGCACTATGCTCGACAACTGGAATCATTACGTAGATCAATTCATCCAAGTAGTGCCCATCGAATACAAAAAAGTACTACAGGAAGAACAAATGAGAAAGTTACAACAAAAAATTGCAGATATGCAAAGAGACTATTAG
- the asnB gene encoding asparagine synthase B — translation MCGIAGILNIKVQTKELRDKALKMAQKIRHRGPDWSGIYVGGSAILAHERLSIVDPQSGGQPLYSPDRKQVLAVNGEIYNHRDIRAQYAGKYNFQTGSDCEVILALYKEKGIHFLEDISGIFAFVLYDEEKDEFLIARDPIGVIPLYIGKDKEGRIYFGSELKALEGFCDEYEVFLPGHYFHSKEGKMKRWYSRDWTAYEAVKDNDAQTDDVKTALEDAVHRQLMSDVPYGVLLSGGLDSSVISAIAKKYAAKRIETDGASDAWWPQLHSFAIGLKGAPDLIKAREVAEYIGTVHHEINYTVQEGLDALRDVIYFIETYDVTTVRASTPMYLLARVIKSMGIKMVLSGEGADEVFGGYLYFHKAPTPQAFHEETVRKLSKLHMYDCLRANKSLSAWGVEGRVPFLDKEFLDVAMNLNPKAKMCPGKEIEKRIVREAFADMLPESVAWRQKEQFSDGVGYSWIDTLREITAAAVSDEQMEHAAERFPIHTPQNKEEYYYRSIFEEHFPSESAARSVPSVPSVACSTAEALTWDIAFRNLNEPSGRAVRGIHEEAYT, via the coding sequence ATGTGTGGAATAGCAGGTATACTCAACATAAAGGTTCAAACGAAAGAACTAAGAGATAAAGCACTGAAGATGGCCCAGAAAATCCGTCATCGCGGACCGGACTGGAGTGGAATCTATGTAGGTGGAAGTGCCATCCTGGCACACGAACGCCTGTCAATCGTCGACCCGCAGAGCGGCGGACAACCGTTATACTCTCCTGATCGTAAACAGGTGCTTGCTGTAAACGGTGAGATCTACAATCACCGGGACATTCGTGCTCAATACGCCGGAAAATATAACTTTCAGACAGGAAGTGACTGTGAGGTCATTCTTGCTCTTTACAAAGAGAAAGGCATCCACTTTCTGGAAGATATTAGCGGTATCTTTGCTTTTGTTCTTTATGATGAAGAAAAGGATGAATTTCTGATTGCCCGTGATCCGATAGGGGTTATTCCTTTATATATAGGGAAAGATAAAGAAGGAAGAATCTACTTCGGCAGCGAACTGAAAGCACTTGAAGGATTTTGCGACGAATATGAAGTATTCCTTCCCGGACATTATTTCCATAGCAAAGAGGGAAAAATGAAACGTTGGTATTCACGCGACTGGACCGCTTATGAAGCCGTCAAAGACAATGACGCACAAACCGATGATGTAAAAACAGCATTAGAAGATGCCGTACATCGTCAGTTAATGAGTGACGTACCTTATGGAGTGCTTCTTTCGGGTGGACTGGACAGTTCTGTTATCTCCGCTATTGCCAAAAAATATGCGGCAAAGCGTATAGAAACAGATGGAGCGAGTGATGCGTGGTGGCCTCAACTCCACTCCTTCGCTATCGGATTAAAAGGTGCTCCCGATTTGATTAAAGCACGTGAAGTGGCTGAATATATCGGTACTGTCCATCACGAAATAAACTATACTGTTCAGGAAGGTCTGGATGCCCTGCGTGATGTCATTTATTTCATCGAGACATACGATGTAACCACGGTACGCGCTTCCACTCCCATGTACCTACTGGCACGTGTCATCAAATCGATGGGGATTAAAATGGTGTTGAGCGGTGAAGGTGCCGATGAAGTTTTCGGAGGGTATCTATACTTCCACAAAGCTCCCACTCCACAGGCATTCCACGAAGAAACGGTACGTAAACTTTCAAAGTTACACATGTACGATTGTCTTCGTGCCAACAAAAGTCTATCAGCATGGGGCGTAGAGGGACGTGTTCCTTTCCTTGATAAAGAATTCCTCGACGTAGCCATGAACCTGAATCCGAAAGCTAAAATGTGCCCCGGAAAGGAAATTGAGAAACGGATTGTTCGCGAAGCCTTTGCCGATATGTTACCGGAAAGTGTGGCGTGGAGACAAAAAGAACAGTTCAGTGACGGTGTGGGATATTCATGGATCGATACTTTGAGAGAAATCACAGCAGCTGCCGTAAGCGATGAGCAAATGGAACATGCTGCCGAACGCTTCCCCATCCATACTCCGCAAAACAAGGAAGAATACTATTATCGTAGTATCTTTGAAGAGCATTTCCCCAGTGAAAGTGCAGCACGCAGCGTACCGAGTGTTCCCAGTGTGGCCTGTTCCACAGCAGAAGCGCTGACGTGGGATATTGCTTTCAGGAATCTGAATGAGCCTAGCGGACGTGCGGTGAGAGGAATACACGAAGAGGCCTATACTTAA
- a CDS encoding glutamate synthase subunit beta, whose amino-acid sequence MGDPRAFLNIARQEAGYRPVSERITDYSQVEQTLNTNSRKLQASRCMDCGVPFCHWACPIGNKQPEWQDALYRGKWKEAYEVLSSTCDFPEFTGRICPALCEKSCVLKLSCDQPVTIRENEAAIVEAAFREGYIQVKTPERNGKKVAVIGAGPAGLVVANQLNIKGYSVTLFDKDEAPGGLLRFGIPNFKLDKNVIDRRMKILAAEGIRFEMGVEIDVNHLPEGFDAYCICTGTPAARDLSIPGRELKGIHFALEMLAQQNRILAGQTFPKDKLVNAKGKKVLVIGGGDTGSDCIGTSVRQGAVSVTQIEIMPKPPVGYNPATPWPQWPVVFKTTSSHEEGCTRRWCLASNQFLGKNGKVTGVEVEEVEWIPATDGGRPTMKPTGKKEVIEADMVLLAMGFLKPEQPKFAENVFLAGDADTGTSLVVRAMAGGRKAAAEIDTYLTKV is encoded by the coding sequence ATGGGAGATCCTAGAGCATTTTTAAATATAGCTCGTCAGGAGGCGGGATATCGCCCTGTGAGCGAGCGAATCACTGACTACAGTCAGGTGGAACAGACATTGAATACAAATAGCCGTAAGTTGCAGGCATCACGCTGCATGGATTGCGGGGTACCTTTCTGTCATTGGGCATGTCCGATAGGGAATAAACAACCGGAATGGCAGGATGCATTGTACAGGGGGAAATGGAAAGAGGCTTACGAGGTGTTGTCGTCTACTTGCGATTTTCCGGAATTTACAGGACGTATCTGTCCTGCCCTTTGCGAGAAATCATGCGTGTTGAAACTTTCGTGCGATCAGCCGGTAACCATTCGTGAGAATGAGGCGGCAATCGTGGAAGCGGCTTTTCGTGAAGGATATATACAGGTAAAGACTCCGGAAAGAAACGGAAAGAAAGTAGCGGTGATTGGTGCAGGTCCTGCCGGACTGGTAGTTGCCAATCAGTTAAATATAAAAGGATATAGCGTTACTCTATTCGATAAGGATGAAGCTCCCGGAGGATTACTGCGATTTGGCATCCCTAATTTCAAACTGGACAAGAATGTAATCGACCGACGGATGAAGATATTGGCCGCAGAAGGAATCCGGTTTGAGATGGGAGTAGAAATAGATGTCAATCATTTACCGGAAGGATTCGATGCTTACTGCATCTGTACCGGAACACCGGCAGCACGTGACTTGAGTATTCCGGGACGTGAACTGAAAGGGATTCATTTCGCACTCGAAATGCTGGCACAACAGAACAGGATTCTGGCAGGACAGACTTTCCCGAAAGACAAGTTGGTAAATGCCAAAGGCAAAAAGGTTCTCGTGATAGGTGGCGGTGATACCGGTTCCGACTGTATCGGAACCAGCGTGCGACAAGGAGCCGTCAGTGTCACTCAAATAGAGATCATGCCGAAACCTCCTGTCGGATACAATCCGGCTACCCCATGGCCTCAATGGCCGGTAGTCTTCAAAACGACTTCCAGCCATGAAGAAGGTTGTACACGCCGTTGGTGTCTGGCTTCCAATCAGTTTCTCGGAAAGAATGGAAAAGTGACAGGCGTAGAAGTGGAAGAAGTGGAATGGATTCCGGCAACAGATGGCGGACGCCCCACGATGAAACCGACAGGAAAGAAGGAAGTCATCGAAGCGGACATGGTATTACTGGCGATGGGATTCCTGAAACCGGAACAGCCGAAGTTTGCCGAAAATGTATTCCTTGCCGGAGATGCGGATACAGGAACCAGCCTCGTCGTACGTGCCATGGCAGGAGGACGAAAAGCGGCTGCAGAAATAGACACTTACTTGACGAAAGTGTAA